CTCCGGCAGGGTGAAGACGAGCGAGACGTTCGCAGCCCCGAGGTCGATGGTCGTCTGAGCGGGGTCGCTCATCGCCGCCATCAGCCGGGAGACCACGTCGTAGAAGCAGTCCGCGCCGAGCGGCGTCTCATTCGCTCCGGTGAGCCGGACGCTCGTCCATCCGTTGGCCGCGACGTCGAGAGCAAGAGAGGATCTACCCTCGGAGGCGGCGAGCTGAAGAGTTCTGATCGGGTCGGCGCTCATCAAACGTCCTCGTCATCAGCGGTCCGATCTAACATAGCGCGGGGTCCTTCGACGCCGGCGCCAGGTTCCTCTAGCTCGTCAGTCCGCAGGTCAGGTCGTCTCGATCCGGTGCCGGGTCCGTTCCACGCCCACGCCCCGGAGTTGGGGCTCTTACCTAGGCCTTCGGCTGAGTCAGCCCTCGAGCGGGGCCGGCTCCAGGTCCTCGCTGCGACACTCCACGAACGCCGTCGGGACTCCGCCGTCGGAGATGACGCCGATCTTGATCGTTCCGTCCGGACGTGAGAGCAGGACGCGCGCGGCGGTCGTCGCCGTGATGATCAGCGGCCGGGTCGGTGAGGGGGAGCGGCCGGGGAGGTCTCTCAGCGTCACGACACGGTCGTAGGGATGAAACTCCGCTCGGCGTGCCATGGAGGGAATCGTCGCAAGACGCGTGGCCCGTCATGGCGCCTCTCGCCTCCGGACCGATCCATCGTGTGGGCGCCTCGCATGACCAGAGGCTAGAGCAGCTACCTATTCGTCGGTCTCATGGCACCTCGGTCGTTTGGCCGGAGGTCGGGCGCGCCGATAGCGTCACGGCGCCCGTGGGCTCGTGAGAGCCCTGGGGCGTACATGCAACAGCCTGAGGGCGGCCTATCGTCCGGCGAGGTCAATGAACTCGCGGCGACGTCGCGACAGCGATAAGGATATCGATGCTTCGTCTCTGCGTTCTCGTCGGTGCTGCCGTCCTGATGCTGGCCGGTTCTGCAAGTGGGGCGCCGCGCTATGAGGTGCCGGCCCTCGTGCCCGTCTACGACCAGCTGCGCCCGGCGACGGCGATCTTCCGTGCCAAGGAGAACCCGCTCACTCCTGAGCGCGGCGGCCGCCGTCAGAGCCCGGGGCCGGGTGGGGTCTTCCAGCTCAACGACGAGACCTACCGCCTCGGGAAGGTCAAGGACGCGGAGCTGCTCGGTGAGTCGGCGACGCAGATGGCCTCCTACCTGCGCTTCGAGCTCTCGAACGAGCCCTCCGGGATCATCTTCGTGGACGAGATCGGCCGCGCCTGGGCGGACGTGTCGGGCGCGCCGAGTAAGGACGCGCGGAACCTCGCCCGGGCGATGAGGATCCTCAGCCGGACCGCGCACCCCGACGGAGGGACTGTCGCCTCGCGGATCCACATCTACCTGGCACCCTCGTTCGTGGCGACTGTCGCCGATCCCGAGCACGCCGGCGCCCGTCGCTGGAACGGGATGTTCCCGGCGCTGGCGCGCGCCGGCAGCGTCTGGGTGGAGATGTACCGGGCGATCGGAGTCTCGATGCCAGCGTCGATCTGGCGTTCGGTCATGCCCCGGATGGCCTCCAAGCTGCGGCAGGCCGGCGGGGCGGGGATCCCCCAGCTCCACTTCGCCTTCAGCTCCTCGCTGCGCCGTCCCGCGGGCGCCCCGGCCAGCTGCGGTGAGCCGATGGCCTGCCAGTGGGCCCTCGCCGAGGCGACGTCGCCCAACCGCCGGGTGCTCGCCAACGGTCCCGGTGCCTACCGGACCGGTCGCCAGGCCCCCGCCTGGCTGCGCGAGTTCAACGCGCGCTTCGCCTAGGTCAGAAGTCCTCTGGGAGGATCTGGCCGGCGTTCAGGGCGCAGATGAAGCGGTCCGCCTGCTCGCGTAGGAGGTCCGACTCCACCAGGTGGGCCTCGACGCACTCGATCAGGCGCTCGGCGCTCAGGCTGCGGAGGTTCTCGAGCAGGAGCTCCGTCCCGGAGTTCACCGCGGTGTCGAGCAGATCCATCTGAGGCTCACCGAGAAGCGAGCGGCAGACGGCCTCGCACTCGGGGCAGCGCAGGTGGACCGACCAGGTTCCGCTCGGGAGGATCCTCCAGCGGGTCGGATAGACCAGGGGACTCGCGCAGGCCCGGCAGACGCTGGGGTCCTCGGTCCGTGTCTGCGGTGCGCTCGGGGAACGCTCGGGGCTGGGTGATCCGGGACGGCTCACCGGCAGAGGTTGCCGGGCGCGGGGGGCCGCCGCCGGGCTTTCGGCTTCCGCCCCGGCTGCCGACGGAGTGGGCCCGTCCGATCAGGCCCCCTCGCGGTTGCGTCCACGTGGTCCGGACGACTTAGGATCAGTGCATGTCGAGAAGCCCTGAAGGAGTCCACGCGAACACGGAGGGGCGCAACCCGGCGCCTGCGGGGATCGAGGATCGCCACGGCGCTCTCTCGGTCCGTGTCTCGGAGCTCGGCTTCGAGATCTCCCTCTACCCGATGCTCTTCGGCAACGTCCGCCTCTGCGTCGGTGCCGCCGGCGCCTCGACCTACGATCGGGCCTGGTGCTACCGGGACCACGCGGCGCCGGGTGCCTTCGAGGCGGCTGAGACCTGGGATGGGAGTGGCCTGCCTCCAGGGTCCTGGTACCGGGACCTCAGCACCGGCGAGACCCGCGACGACGGAGCGCCTGACTCCTGAGCGGCGATCGCGCGGCGCCTAGGGGGCGCCTGAGATCGAGTGGCTCAGAGCATCAGCAGCCGGGCGCCGCGCGACGGGTGCGGCTCGAGATCAGATCAGGGGAGCCCGTGACCCGGTAGCGCGTGTAGGCGCTGTACCTGGTCTGGAAGTGGCCGCAGCGGAAGCTGGCGCGGTTCGTGAGCCGGATGGTGATCGGCTGCCAGGCGGTGCAGGGGGTCGGGTACTCGCAGTAGCGGGCCTGGCCGCGCACGATCGCCCGTGCAGTGCCCCACCCCTGCCAGCGCAGGCGGCGCAGGAACACCATGCGTACAGCCGACGCCTCGAACCGGAGCGCGGCGGTCGGTCGCTCGACGAAGACTGACGGCTCTATGCGGCCCGCGACGGGGCGACCGTCCCAGTCTTCGGGGTCGAAGTGCCAGACGTGGGGCACCCGTTCAGCTTCGACAGCTTCGGTCGCTGCCAGGGCCGGCGACGGTGCAGCCACCACAGCGACACCGATCAGAACCAGTCGGGCGACATTGCTCAACGGATCACTCGAGACGGCTGGCCAGGCCGCGGTGCTCCGCGGTAGGCGTGGCCCACCCACGCTGTGGTTCGCAGTGCAACACCCGCACACTCCCGAATCATGTCAACGCCCTCCATCGTGCTACGCATCGATACCTTCCTCTCGCGTCTCGGCGGCGTCTCGCCATAGTAGAACCCGGCCATCGCACGATCCAGCGCGACCTGACGGGTAAGGGCAAATGGCCACTGCGGGATCCCGCTTACGGCGATCAGCCGACGGGCCGAGACGGATCTACTCGCGCTCGCCTCCGATCGACCGCGGGCAAGGTCCTTCAACGATGTCTGGGAATCCGGACATCCACCCCGTGCGGCCGGATGTCTGGATTCTGAGACAATTGGCAGTCGGAGCCCGGCCTCCGCCTCGGACCATGTGCCAGTCCAGTCCTCCTCGGCTCGGCGTCGTAGCTTGGCCTCATGAGGGCGGTGCGCGTCGAGGCCTCCGCCACCCCGATGACTGGCCGAGGAGCCCGATGCAGATCCTGATCGCCCGCGAGAAGCACGGAGACGCGATCTATGACGTCTCCACCCCCGATGACCTCTCGCGGGTCAGCGTCCACCTGCTCCGGGAGCGCAGCGAGTGGTTCTGCACGCCCGATGAGATGTACCCGGCCTCCGCGGCGCCGGCCCCGCTGAGCGAGGAGGAGCTCGCCAAGCTGCCGCCGGACATGCAGCGTGAGCTGAAGCGCCGCCTCGCCAACCACACGCGGGAGGCGTCCGCCCGCGAGGGCTACCAGCGGTGGTGGGACGAGGTCCAGCAGGTGCTGAGCGCCGGCGACCGCACGATCACGGTCGGTCGCGGGCGTTGGGAGCGCACCACCAGCCTCGCCTTCACGCTCCTCGAGCAGCGGGCCGACCACGAATACGAGGGCTTCGAGGTCGTCTCCCCGACGCGGATCCCCCCACCCGAGGCCGAGATCTCGGTCGACTGAGGGACCCGGTCTCGGCGGGAGGCTGCGGTCTCAGCCCCCGCCGACACCCCTCAGCGCGCCCTCGTCATCGAACGCGAAGGCGATCACCACTCCATCCGCGGTCCCGACGGCGACCTGAGGGTGCCCCGGTTTGGTCGGATCCTGGTCCGGAGAGATCTCGGTCGACGCGGCGAAAGCGACGCCGGCGCGGGAGAGCATCCGTGTGAAGGTCTCGAGGTCGTCCATGCGATGAACCTACGCCACCCGGTCAGGGGCGACGGCTCCGACTTCAGTGACCCTCTGGGGGCTCGGCAGACAGGATGTTGCCGGGGGCGACGTAGACGGTCGTCGGTTCCCGTCCACCCCCGCGCTCGCTGAATACCGGAACGAACCCGCCGACCTCCGGGCCGTTCACCGTCCCGTATGCGACCCCGAGCTCGCCGTCATCGCTGATCGCGTTCGCATCGGCGTAGGTGATCCGCGTCCCGACCGGGTACCTCGCTCCAGAGTTCACCGCGCTGCCTCCATTGCTGCTGGTCGCCTCACCCACGCCCCTCCGGTTGCACTTCTAAGGCGGTGCCTCAGGACTTCGTTGCAGAGTGCTGATGGTCTCCTTGCGCACCCGAATCACTTCAGCCGGTCTCGTCCTTGTGCCCCGGTCGGATGCGCATCGAGGTTACGCCGATGCGAACCTTCTCATGTCTGGTGGCCGCGGCGATTGTCGGGATCTGCGGGATGCAAGCAACCACGACCTCCTCGGCGTCTGCTCGCCAGCCGGTGTCGTGCGCGTCGCTTGTGATCACCGGGCCCGACCTGGTCGGCCGGGAGTATGTAACCGGGCGGGTGCTGCTGATCTGTACCGGCCGGGTGAGGATCGAGCTGGAAACCTGCATCCAGGTGCGCCTCGTTGTGCTGTGGCGTAATGTGAGGTGTGTGAGATCGGACCGCGGGACCGCCGGATCGGCCACCCAGCGGGTCTCCGGCGCCTGTCGTTCCCGGGGGCCGTCCCGTGTCTTCCGGGTCTGGTCGACCGCAACGATCAGCCGCGCCGGACAGAGCGCCAGCGATCCCGGCTGGACCTCAGGGCGGCGGTTGCTGTGCTGAGCTTCGACCTCGAGGGGGCCGTCATCGCGCTCGAGCGGGTCGCGGGGGAGATCGCGGTCTCGAGCGCCGGCCGACTGGTCGCCACGCTCCCTCTCGGCGAGCAGGCCGGGGTGTCGCTCGGCAGAAACCTCTGGTTGCTCTGTGATCGGGCGCCGGCAGGGACGGCCCGCGTCAGGGGCAGTGGTGTCGAGCATGCCGAGTCCTGGGATGAGAAGGGGCTTGTGGTCTGGGTTGCGGTGGTGAGGGAGTCAGCTGACCCCTGGGAGCTCGTCTTCGAGGACTCCACGGGCCGCGACAACGGTCGGATGAGTGGCTCGCCGGTTCCTGGTCGAGCCCTGAACTGGCGCCAGCGGCTCCTCAGTCGCCTCCCGCGCCGCAGGGCGCGAGCAATCTCCTTGAAGCTGCCCGGAGACTCCTAGGCGAGGGTCTTCGGTCGGGAGACCCGGCTCTTGACCGGCGCGGGTGTATCCGCGACGGTTCGCGACGAGCGATGACCACTCGCGAAGGAGGACCTCATCCGCGCGCTCCTGACCTTGGCAGTGCTCCTCCTGTCGGCCACCTCGGCCCTCGCCATCCCGGTGCAGCGGGTCACCGTGACGTCGGAGCCGAAGCTCCGGGTGGCTGTCAGCACGGTGCTGCTGTCTCCCGCCGCGGCGGATGAATGCCTCATCGCCTACCAGATCCAGATCAGGTCAGGCGACGGTAACGACTTCATCTACAAGTCAGCTCGAGGCAAGGCCCGTGCCTGCCCGGGTCCTGGGCGCACTGGAGTCGAGAGAGTGAAGGTCACGCGGCGCTTCTACATGGGCAACGTCGAGCCGCAGGGGCGCTACCGGATCTGCGTCACCGCTCGCCAGCGCGTGGCCGGGCGGATCTCCTCCGATCAGGTCTGCCGCCTGCGCGAGATACGCCGCACCTTCTGAGGGCGTAGCTCGCCTACGCGCCATCGTTCTGGTGGTGGATCCCCGGCGGGATGGCGGAGGTTCGCCTTGCCGAGGGGCGGGGGCCGGTGCGGTCGGCCGCGACTCCTTGGGTCTCGGCCGTGGCCTCATCCTCGGTCAGGCTTCTAGCCGAGCAGTTCCAGGTCATCCGGCTCAGGGCAGGCAGCCGCCTTCTCGAGCTCGTCCCGGGACCAGCCTCGAGGAACCCAGCTGGACCCGACCCTGATCCGCCCGTCCGGGGTGATCACGGCGACGCCGAGCCGGGCTCCGGCGGTGTCGATCAGGGTGAAGCGGCCCAGGTAGTCGCTCTCACAGGATCCCCGCGGGCTGTGCCCGACAATCTGGCGGTAGGAGCGTGGCCCGTTGTCGAGCAGGTTGCGCCAGTCGAGCCAGAGCACCCCGCCGAGCTCGATCCCGCCGCGGCAGCCGTCGACTCCGAAGAGCGCCGCGCTCGTCCTCGAACGGGAGCCGAGGAACTCGTGCCAGAGCGACTCGATCGCCTTCGAGGCGGCGCGCGGGTCCGTGTGGCCGAACAGCCGGCGGTGCACGCCGGCGTGGCTGATGAGGATGTCGCCGACCACGAACGAGGCCGCGAGGCTTCCCTGCCAGGCGAGCCGGTCGAGGCCACGGCCGAGCTCGGGGATCATGTGGGGGGCCGGCAGCCCGGTGAAGGTCCCCCCGCCCATGATCGCCGCCTCGTGGTTGCCGGCGACGACGAGATCGAAGAGGCAGGCCATCTCGAGGCAGGCGCGGTCGCCCTCCCCGCCGCGGCCGTCCAGCAGGTCGCCGATCTGGACCAGGGTAACGCCACCTCCGACGCGGTTCCCCTCCCTCATCAGTCCCAGCGCACCCAGGGTGTCGGCGAGGAGCTGAGGCTGGCCGTGCACGTCGGAGATGACCACCGTCGATCCGTGCTCGCGCGCGATCACCTTCGCGAGCTCGTCGAGCCGGTAGTGCGCGGGCCTGATCGTGTCCGGCGTCTGCCCGCGCTCGAGCACGGCGAAGCGCAGCTCCTCCTCGCGATCCTCCGGCGTCCAGCGGCGCGAGGCGCCCGGTGCGGTGCGGCCGCTGTCCAGGATCAGCTGCGTGGCGGCTGAGACGGCCCTCGTGCTCTTCGGCGCGCTTGCCATTCCTCGAGCGTAGGGTGCCCGGCGCGGCTGAGGCGATCGGTCTCGCTCTGGGCACTCCGACGTACCCATCGGCACCGCTGTGAGTCAGTGTGAGCGGATGCCGATTGCACCAACGATCCAGCAGACCTTCCTCGAGTTCATCATCCGTGCCGAGCCTCAGGGGCGGCCGCCGATGGCCGGGGTGATGCTTGCGCCGCCGCAGAGTGTCGGTCTGCGGGTTCTCGATGAGGTCGTGAGCGGTCAGCTCCCGGATGCGATGGCACGCCACATCGCCGGGGTCCCGGCCCGGTTCGAGCTCTACCTGGCGCCTGATGAGTCCGCCCTCGAGGTGCTCTGCGTCTCGGGTCTCGTCGATCAACCCGGCTCTTCGTCGTCAGCCACCTGGTCGCTGGTCAGCCCCCCGGGAACCTCGGAGGACCTGCGCCGTCACCTGATCAGCGGCGAACCGGTCCCGGACTCGTGGCGCCGGCAGATCAACGTCGACTCCGAGGACGACCTCCAGACCCAGTGGGGGAGGGTCCTGTCGGTCCGCGATCGCCTGCGCCTGCTGCTCAGTGAGCTCTCCGGGGAGGAGGGGCTCGCCTTCCGGAGCGCCTGGGCGAGCCCGGGGCAGCTGATCGTCGCGGCGTCCCTCGGGGGCCCGGCGATCAGTGAGTCCGTCGCGGCCATGTTGGCTGGAGCGGAGCCGAGCGCCTCCTTCGTCGACGCGCTCGCGGCCCAGATGCCCTCACCCGAGGTCCTCGGACCGATGCCGATCCGCGCGAGCGCGCTCTCCTACGAGGGGCCCGAGGGATGGGAGGACTGGGCCGGCCCGTTCGCCGACGGGATCCGCGACGGCGACTACTTCATCTGCCACCTGATCGACTCGCGCCGCCTCGCTGACCTGCTCGAGCAGGCGATCGCCCGCTTCGGGCTGGAGCGCACCGACGCGGGTGAGCCCTTCCCGTCAGCGGAGCCGTCGGTCGGGCCGGAGGACCTGCTCGGCTACCAGCACTGGCTGCTCGGTGCCCCCGGCGTGCCGTTCACCGTCTCACTCGGGGAGTTCGTGGACGAGGCGGCAGGACGCGGGATGACGATCGCCGAAGCCGTCTCGCTCGTGGTCGGGCGAGGAGCCACCCACGCCGCCTTGACGAGGGAGATCAGCGATGCCTTCAGCGCCGAGACCGGACACCCAGCCACGGCGGTCAGCCCGGAGGCCCTGGTCCTCGGAGGCTCGGAGCGTCAGCTGGTCGCGAACGTCGCCTCGCTGCTGCGAAGGCTCTCTCCAGAGGAGGTGGTCGCCCACCTGGTCCGCTCCCACCGCGAATCGCTCACCGGCCCCGGTCTCGGTGCCTTCGGACTGGAAGGGCGCTGGTTCATGACCCACCTGCGCCGCCGCGAGTGGAGGGAATCAGAGCTGCCGATCCTCGACTGCGCGCGGGTCGAGCCGGTCGCCGACTCGACGGGGGCCGAGGGTGTCTTCGAGCTGATCGGTGCCCTGGAGGACGAGCACAGCGTCGGCTGGCTCTCGGAGACCATGCTCGAGCGGATCCGGAACATCCAGCCCGGCTACGACCTCGACGCAGCACTCGAGGATGGCCTGGAGCGGATGACCTTCTCCGGGCGCAGCATCGGCTTCGGCGGCACAGACCGCCCCCTGTCCGCGGTGATCCACAGCTCGAACATCCCGAGCGCCCTCGCCCATCCGAGCCTGCGGCGCGGCTTGGTCCTGCGGCTACGACACGACTATGCGCTGCGGCCGCCCCTGCTTGTGATCGCCTACAGCTCCGAGGTGATGATCGTGAGCGCGAACCTCGATCCTGACCGATCACTGGTCGATCGCGGTCTCGATCTGCTCCGGGCAGAGGGCATGAGGGATCAGGGTTCGCGCCTCGGGGCCCTCTGGCTGATCGAGGACGAGGCCGGCGAGCCACAGGGGGCGTTCGATCTCCTGCCGATGAACCCCATCGTGGTCGGACGCAACGACGCCTGCCCCTGCGGGTCGGGCCTCAAGTCAAAGCGGTGCTGCCGACCCTGACCGTGGTGTGAGGCTACTGCTCGACGGTCGTCATGGCCACGCCGTCGAAGTGGTGGATCCACTCCGAGCCATCCTCGGCGCTGGAGCTCACCGCCCCGCCGGCGAGGATGAAGGGGGAGAGGGCCTGGAGCAGGGCCCGCTGGTCCAGGGAGCCCGCCGCGCGGTGCTCACCTCCCATGGGCTCGCCCACGAACTCGAGCCAGGAGATGGATCCGTCCTCCTCCACCCCGACCATGAAGCCTGCTCGTGTCAGGAGCCCGACCAGGTCCCCCGATGCCTGCAGCTGGCCCGGGTGGGTCGCGCTGTCGGCGGTGATGACCGCGGGTGAGGTGAGGGCGACGAGGGAGTGCGGGTGGTCGGCGCCGTCCCCGCCGAGGTAGCCCTGCCCGTTCACTGACCATCCCATAGCCCTACTCCTGACGTCGGTATCCACCTCAAGCTACGGCGCATACCTCGCGGCGCCTCGGGAGTGCCATGGGGCCGCCCGTCGGCCATCAGGCCGGGAAGCGTCGGCCTCTCGGGAAGGTAGTAGTTGTGAGAGATCCGGCCGCCACCGAGCCCGGCCTCCATGCTCAATCAGGAAGAGCGCCCGTTTCCTCCACCTCCATGGCCCAGCTACGTGACAAGCGGATCGTCCGGTGCGCCCTCGCGGCGGTCGGCAGCGCCGCGCTCCTCGTTGCGTTCCTCGAGCTGCTGACGGTCTTCCCGACGAGGGTGAACGTCGTCCTCTTCGGGCTCGCGCTGATCGTCTTCTTCCTCGGGTATCTGCGATCCCCATACTTCTCGCGACGACAGACCGGCGGAGAGCCGTGCCCGGCGTGTGGTGGCCTCGGCTACCCGTGGCCGCCCATCCCTTCTACATGCACCGCGGCCGCTGTGGTCGCTGCGGTGGGCGAGGGCGTGTCCCCGCCTGAGGTGCGAACCGTCCCGGTGTCATCCGTCCCCCCGGCGCTCTAGGCTCCGTTCGCCTGGGCAGGCGGGACTCTCCGCATCGCTGCCCTTCCTCTGACAGACGCCGTGGGAGTGAGCGATGAAGACCAGGACCTTGGCACTCGGTGCCCTCGCGGCCGGCGTCATCCTCAGCGCGCCCGCCGGGGCGGGCGCGCTCAACGCGAACGTCGTCGACAGCGTCACGGTCACGCTGGTCGGTCCGCCGCGGCCCTACACCGAGGTGATCACCCCGGGGTCAACGACGGTCAACCGGGTGGAGATCCAGCTCACGATCACCTGCCGATCGATCGATTTCACGACCTGGCTCGATGCCGACCGCGACGACAACATCTACATCACGGGTCTCGGCGGCTCGAGCAACCTTCGGTCATGGCTCGGCGGGTGCGGGGACCTCGATCGTCCCCTGGGTGAGGTCTGGACCGCGGTGAGCCCGGTCTACGCGAAGGCGTTCTCGGCGAGGATCGACCAGACGCCGATTCGCTTCGAGACGATCGGCGTCGAGGTCGCCGGCTACTCGGCGAAGATGAGCCTGGCCGTCGAGCGGCTGCGCGCCACACGCAAGTCGGTGATCAGGCAGGTCCGGCAGCGGTACAACGTGCGGATCTGGTCCGACACGAACTTCGACCGCTACGTGAACATCTGCATCAACGAGGGCAAGCGCACCTACTCCTCCGGCGGTCGGCTCTACTGCAACGTCACCCTCACCAGGACGGTCCCCCGCCGGTTCCGGGTCGTGACGAAGGCGACCGTGCGCTGGGTCGCCACGGGCGCCGACTCCTTCAACGGCGCCATCGTCGCCCCGCCCCCGCTCTAGGGGAGCGAGCCGACGCCCGACCCCTGGGGCCTTCGGAAGACGAAGCCGGCGCGGGATCGCGTTGTATCGTCGGGGCATGAGTCGAGGACGCTCCACCAGCCGCCCATCCAACGCGCTCGCCCCCGCGCGCGGGGCAGAACAGGGCCCGATCACCCGCCTGAGCTTCGACGCGCAGGTGAAGTCGATCTCGGCCTTCGCCTACTGGGCCGAGGACGGGGAGCTGGACCTGACCCCGCCCTACCAGCGCGGCAGCGTCTGGCCCGAGGAGGCCCGCGTCGCTCTGGTCCACAGCGTCCTTCAGGGCGTGCCTCTCGGCTCGGTGTTCCTCAACGCGCGCGGCGAGCACGACCCGGTCCTCCACGTGGTCGACGGCAAGCAGCGACTCGAGGCCCTGACCGACTTCCTCGCCGGCCGGCTCCGCTTCCCCGCCGCCTGGATCGCTCCCGAGGATCTCGCCGGCACCGCTGACGCGGATGGGCTGGTCTGCTTCTCCGATCTCACCCGCCCGGCTCAGCTCGTCCTGAAGCGGGGCGCGACGGTCTCGGTCTACATGACCAAGCTGTCCTCCGAGGAGGAGGAGCGCGAGCTCTTCGAGCGGATCAACTGGAGCGGAGTCCCGATGGAGGACTCGATGCGCCCCTCATCCCAGGCGGACCCGGGCTCCTGATCCCGGGGCCCGCGTTGCCCTGCCGGAGTTGACCCCGGACGTCCCGCTCTCCCTCAGCCGAAGCGCAGACCCTCGAGGGTGTCGGCATAGGGGCGGTCCATCACCGAGATCGATCGGTATCCCTGGCGCATGAGCTCGGCGCCGACACCTCGGGATGGTCCGTCCGGGTCGAGAAGATCCTGCCGTAGACCCTCCCAGTCGGCGATGTAGCCATCGAGGATCTCCCCCGGGATCTGCCGCGCTCTCCGGGACTGCCCTTCATCGCAGAGCTGGCGGTCCCCGTCGAGGTAGATGACGTGTGCCGCGCGCCCGTTGGAGATCGCCGCCCGGACGTAGGCTCTGAGCATCGTCAGCTTCAGCGCGGGGGCTGTGAGGACCGTCGCCCGCCCCTCCTCCATCGCCACATCCAGCTGATCCAGCAGCTCACCCATCAGGAGGGCGCCGTCCACCTCCTGTACGTCAGGGCCGACCAGCTCGTCGCGGAGGCGATCAGGGCAGAGGACCCGAGCGCCGCCGAGGTCGAGGCGCTCGGCCAGGTGGGTCTTACCGACGCCGGGCGGACCGCCGATGATCAGAAGGGCCCCGGCCTCGAGGTGGATCCGCCGGACGGGATCCCGGAAGGCGCTCGCCCCGCGCTCGGGCGCGGTCTGGCGCTCCGCCGCGCGGGAGAGCTCGAGGATCCCGTAGGGGCGCAGGGACCCCGACGAGCGATCAAGAGCAGCCGCAGGCGCGGCCGGGGGGCGACGATCGAGATCTTCGAGACCCCGGGCGTTCTCGGCTGTGGACGAGCGCGCCCACTCCAGGGCGTCGCGGACCCCCTCATCCTGTCCGCCCCAATGGGCATCGAGGCCTCGCACGCGCTCGAACTCGATACGGAGCTCCGCCGGGCCGAGGAC
This DNA window, taken from Miltoncostaea oceani, encodes the following:
- a CDS encoding metallophosphoesterase, producing MASAPKSTRAVSAATQLILDSGRTAPGASRRWTPEDREEELRFAVLERGQTPDTIRPAHYRLDELAKVIAREHGSTVVISDVHGQPQLLADTLGALGLMREGNRVGGGVTLVQIGDLLDGRGGEGDRACLEMACLFDLVVAGNHEAAIMGGGTFTGLPAPHMIPELGRGLDRLAWQGSLAASFVVGDILISHAGVHRRLFGHTDPRAASKAIESLWHEFLGSRSRTSAALFGVDGCRGGIELGGVLWLDWRNLLDNGPRSYRQIVGHSPRGSCESDYLGRFTLIDTAGARLGVAVITPDGRIRVGSSWVPRGWSRDELEKAAACPEPDDLELLG
- a CDS encoding YecA family protein, translated to MPIAPTIQQTFLEFIIRAEPQGRPPMAGVMLAPPQSVGLRVLDEVVSGQLPDAMARHIAGVPARFELYLAPDESALEVLCVSGLVDQPGSSSSATWSLVSPPGTSEDLRRHLISGEPVPDSWRRQINVDSEDDLQTQWGRVLSVRDRLRLLLSELSGEEGLAFRSAWASPGQLIVAASLGGPAISESVAAMLAGAEPSASFVDALAAQMPSPEVLGPMPIRASALSYEGPEGWEDWAGPFADGIRDGDYFICHLIDSRRLADLLEQAIARFGLERTDAGEPFPSAEPSVGPEDLLGYQHWLLGAPGVPFTVSLGEFVDEAAGRGMTIAEAVSLVVGRGATHAALTREISDAFSAETGHPATAVSPEALVLGGSERQLVANVASLLRRLSPEEVVAHLVRSHRESLTGPGLGAFGLEGRWFMTHLRRREWRESELPILDCARVEPVADSTGAEGVFELIGALEDEHSVGWLSETMLERIRNIQPGYDLDAALEDGLERMTFSGRSIGFGGTDRPLSAVIHSSNIPSALAHPSLRRGLVLRLRHDYALRPPLLVIAYSSEVMIVSANLDPDRSLVDRGLDLLRAEGMRDQGSRLGALWLIEDEAGEPQGAFDLLPMNPIVVGRNDACPCGSGLKSKRCCRP
- a CDS encoding DUF262 domain-containing protein — translated: MSRGRSTSRPSNALAPARGAEQGPITRLSFDAQVKSISAFAYWAEDGELDLTPPYQRGSVWPEEARVALVHSVLQGVPLGSVFLNARGEHDPVLHVVDGKQRLEALTDFLAGRLRFPAAWIAPEDLAGTADADGLVCFSDLTRPAQLVLKRGATVSVYMTKLSSEEEERELFERINWSGVPMEDSMRPSSQADPGS
- a CDS encoding AAA family ATPase, which encodes MAVLGPAELRIEFERVRGLDAHWGGQDEGVRDALEWARSSTAENARGLEDLDRRPPAAPAAALDRSSGSLRPYGILELSRAAERQTAPERGASAFRDPVRRIHLEAGALLIIGGPPGVGKTHLAERLDLGGARVLCPDRLRDELVGPDVQEVDGALLMGELLDQLDVAMEEGRATVLTAPALKLTMLRAYVRAAISNGRAAHVIYLDGDRQLCDEGQSRRARQIPGEILDGYIADWEGLRQDLLDPDGPSRGVGAELMRQGYRSISVMDRPYADTLEGLRFG